A single region of the Sphingobium sp. EP60837 genome encodes:
- a CDS encoding TSUP family transporter: MILTPETLAFLMAAALVAGCIDAMAGGGGLIALPALLAAGVPPVPAVATNKLQSSLGTFGACIAYARAGHMDLKTYRWPVFAAFAGSIGGAWLVQRVDPTVLAGLMPALLIMLALYFTFSPKVSEMDRRSRVGIVVLSPLIGVIGFYDGFFGPGAGAFYTTIFVALGGLGLVRATAQTKAANFASNIAGLMTMIIGGHVIWVAGLAMAVGSITGGQIGSHLAMRFGSKLIRPLLIIMSLGLTAKMLLDPKNPVHALLFG, encoded by the coding sequence ATGATCCTAACACCGGAAACTCTGGCCTTCCTTATGGCGGCCGCGCTGGTCGCCGGATGCATTGACGCAATGGCGGGTGGCGGCGGACTGATCGCCCTGCCCGCACTGCTGGCCGCCGGAGTACCGCCTGTACCCGCCGTCGCCACCAACAAGCTGCAATCGTCCCTCGGAACCTTTGGCGCCTGCATCGCCTATGCGCGTGCGGGGCATATGGACCTGAAAACCTACCGTTGGCCGGTCTTTGCGGCCTTCGCCGGGTCCATAGGCGGCGCATGGCTGGTGCAGCGCGTGGACCCCACCGTTCTGGCGGGCCTGATGCCTGCGCTGCTGATCATGTTGGCGCTCTACTTCACTTTCTCACCCAAGGTGAGCGAGATGGACCGGCGCAGCCGCGTAGGGATTGTCGTGCTGAGCCCGTTGATCGGCGTCATCGGCTTTTATGACGGCTTTTTCGGGCCAGGGGCCGGGGCATTTTACACGACGATTTTCGTGGCCCTGGGCGGCCTGGGGCTGGTGCGGGCGACAGCACAGACCAAGGCGGCGAATTTTGCGAGCAACATCGCCGGGCTGATGACGATGATCATCGGCGGCCATGTCATCTGGGTTGCGGGGCTGGCGATGGCTGTCGGGAGCATCACCGGCGGACAGATCGGATCGCATCTGGCCATGCGGTTCGGGAGCAAGCTGATCCGGCCATTGTTGATCATCATGTCGCTGGGGTTGACTGCGAAGATGCTTTTGGATCCCAAGAACCCGGTGCATGCTTTGTTATTTGGATGA
- a CDS encoding polyprenyl synthetase family protein, whose product MTAPASGNVHPIGRANGAPSLAPMMALVAQGMNQVNAVILDRMQSRIPLIPELAGHLIAGGGKRMRPMLTLACAQLVGYAGSRHYKLAAAVEFIHTATLLHDDVVDGSGLRRGRKTANIIWGNSASVLVGDFLFSRAFELMVEAESLKVLKILSNASAVIAEGEVNQLTAQRKIDTSEEQYLDIIGAKTAALFAAACRISAVVADRDEAEEKALDVYGRNLGIAFQLIDDAIDYESDGATMGKDAGDDFRDGKVTLPVILAYARGSEEDRAFWKQAIAGNRVSDQDLALATQLLRKTGAIDDTLARARLYGQRAIDALGQFDAGSAKAALTEAVEFAIARAY is encoded by the coding sequence ATGACCGCACCCGCCTCAGGCAATGTCCATCCCATCGGCCGCGCCAACGGCGCGCCCTCGCTCGCCCCTATGATGGCGCTGGTTGCCCAGGGCATGAACCAGGTGAATGCGGTAATCCTGGACCGGATGCAGTCGCGCATCCCACTGATCCCTGAACTGGCAGGCCATTTGATCGCGGGCGGCGGCAAGCGGATGCGGCCGATGCTCACCCTCGCCTGTGCGCAGTTGGTAGGCTATGCAGGGAGCCGCCACTACAAGCTGGCGGCCGCCGTCGAGTTCATCCACACCGCCACGCTGCTGCACGATGATGTGGTGGACGGGTCGGGCCTGCGCCGTGGCCGCAAAACCGCCAACATCATCTGGGGCAACAGCGCCAGCGTGCTGGTCGGCGACTTCCTGTTTTCTCGCGCCTTTGAACTGATGGTCGAAGCGGAATCGCTCAAGGTGCTGAAAATCCTTTCCAACGCGTCGGCGGTGATCGCCGAGGGCGAGGTCAACCAGCTGACCGCCCAGCGCAAGATCGACACCAGCGAAGAACAGTATCTGGACATTATCGGCGCGAAGACCGCCGCCTTGTTTGCCGCAGCCTGCCGGATTTCCGCCGTCGTTGCTGATCGCGACGAGGCAGAGGAAAAGGCGTTGGACGTTTATGGCCGCAACCTTGGCATTGCTTTCCAGCTGATCGATGACGCCATCGACTATGAATCCGATGGCGCGACGATGGGCAAGGACGCGGGCGACGACTTCCGCGATGGCAAGGTAACGCTGCCGGTCATCCTGGCCTACGCGCGCGGGTCCGAAGAGGATCGGGCCTTCTGGAAACAGGCGATCGCGGGCAATCGGGTGAGCGACCAGGATCTTGCGCTGGCGACGCAATTGCTGCGCAAGACCGGCGCCATCGATGACACCTTGGCACGCGCGCGACTTTACGGTCAGCGGGCGATTGATGCGCTGGGTCAGTTCGATGCCGGCAGCGCCAAGGCAGCGCTGACCGAGGCGGTGGAGTTCGCAATCGCGCGCGCTTATTGA
- a CDS encoding chorismate mutase, which translates to MDETLKRYRESIDNIDAALVFMLAERFKITQAVGEYKATHDLPPADPGREERQIARLRQLATDANLDPDFTEKFLRFIIDEVIRHHERLRER; encoded by the coding sequence GTGGACGAGACTTTGAAGCGGTATCGCGAGAGCATCGACAATATCGACGCCGCGCTCGTGTTCATGCTTGCTGAACGGTTCAAGATCACGCAGGCGGTCGGCGAATATAAGGCGACCCATGACTTGCCGCCTGCCGACCCCGGCCGGGAGGAACGGCAGATCGCCCGGCTGCGTCAGCTTGCGACCGATGCCAATCTCGACCCCGACTTCACGGAAAAATTTCTGCGCTTCATCATCGACGAAGTGATCCGCCACCACGAACGGCTGCGCGAACGCTAA
- a CDS encoding DMT family transporter, translated as MIALAASLLFVLIWSTGFIVARGTVPHGAPELILSVRLTLTALLLGMIALGARQRVPTGRRLLLHLLAGAMLHGVYLTVSWWAVYHGMPAGIMSLLGALQPLMVAVASVLLLGERLLRRAWAGLAIAIAGVTCVLLPAIERSGAGGIPLIPVIAGLIAVIGMTAGTLVQRGSIAGDGIWVSGAMQNAGGALIAIATVLTIGEMRWDGAPLLWLGLGWSVLGLSAGGLSLLIWLVRTQGPTRMSMLLLLVPPLAAVEAWLLFGERLGPIQLIGFALALVGVLLGRSQGKRETVNEPA; from the coding sequence TTGGTCCACCGGCTTCATCGTAGCGCGGGGGACGGTGCCGCATGGCGCGCCCGAATTGATATTGAGCGTAAGACTGACGCTGACGGCGCTGCTGCTGGGAATGATTGCTCTCGGCGCACGGCAAAGAGTGCCGACTGGGAGACGGCTGCTACTGCACCTGCTGGCGGGCGCGATGCTGCACGGCGTCTATCTGACGGTCAGTTGGTGGGCCGTCTATCATGGCATGCCTGCGGGGATCATGTCGCTGCTGGGCGCACTGCAGCCGCTGATGGTGGCGGTGGCGAGCGTGTTGCTCTTGGGAGAAAGGCTGCTGAGGCGCGCCTGGGCAGGGCTGGCCATCGCCATTGCGGGCGTGACTTGCGTTTTATTGCCAGCGATCGAGCGTTCCGGCGCAGGCGGCATCCCCCTCATCCCTGTAATCGCTGGGTTGATCGCGGTAATCGGCATGACTGCGGGCACGCTGGTCCAGCGCGGATCGATCGCAGGCGACGGCATCTGGGTTTCAGGCGCCATGCAGAATGCAGGCGGAGCGCTGATTGCGATCGCGACAGTGCTGACGATCGGCGAGATGCGCTGGGATGGCGCGCCGCTGCTGTGGCTGGGTCTCGGTTGGTCCGTTCTGGGGCTGTCAGCAGGGGGGCTGTCGCTGCTGATCTGGCTGGTGCGGACACAGGGACCGACGCGCATGTCGATGCTGCTGCTGCTGGTTCCTCCGCTCGCCGCTGTCGAAGCGTGGTTGCTGTTCGGAGAAAGGCTGGGGCCGATTCAGTTGATAGGTTTCGCGTTGGCCTTGGTGGGCGTTCTGCTTGGGCGGTCGCAGGGCAAGCGCGAGACGGTGAACGAGCCGGCCTGA